A part of Neoarius graeffei isolate fNeoGra1 chromosome 22, fNeoGra1.pri, whole genome shotgun sequence genomic DNA contains:
- the rab42a gene encoding ras-related protein Rab-42a, whose product MDILWQYQFRIILLGDSTVGKSSLLKRFTDGVYSDVADPTVGVDFYARSLDIEPGVKIKLQLWDTAGQERFRSITTSYYRNSVGGLLVFDLTNRKSFEHVREWHREVTEHILPHHMVYILIGHKSDLIQERKVLRDEAEQLAAELGVRYVETSAKCNSNVERAFELLARDIYELMKMGEISARDGWDGVKSGLTAKVLYPAEEEAEREKSCNC is encoded by the exons ATGGATATTCTGTGGCAATACCAGTTCCGGATTATTCTGCTCGGAGACTCAACGGTCGGGAAATCGTCTCTGCTTAAACGGTTCACGGACGGCGTGTACAGCGACGTGGCGGATCCGACGGTCGGGGTAGATTTCTATGCCAGATCTCTTGATATAGAACCGGGGGTGAAGATTAAACTGCAGCTCTGGGACACCGCCGGGCAAGAGAGATTCAG gtccaTTACAACTTCCTACTACCGCAATTCAGTTGGTGGCCTCCTGGTGTTTGACCTGACCAATCGTAAGAGCTTTGAGCATGTGCGTGAATGGCACCGTGAAGTCACTGAGCACATCCTGCCACACCATATGGTCTATATCTTGATCGGCCACAAGAGTGACCTGATCCAAGAGCGCAAAGTGCTCCGTGATGAGGCTGAGCAGCTGGCGGCTGAGTTGGGCGTGCGCTATGTAGAAACGTCAGCTAAATGCAATAGCAACGTGGAGCGTGCCTTCGAGCTGCTGGCACGCGACATCTATGAGCTGATGAAGATGGGTGAGATCTCGGCGCGTGACGGCTGGGACGGCGTTAAGAGTGGTCTCACAGCAAAAGTCCTCTACCCGGCTgaggaagaggcagagagagagaagagctgCAACTGCTGA